A single window of Salvia splendens isolate huo1 chromosome 6, SspV2, whole genome shotgun sequence DNA harbors:
- the LOC121809970 gene encoding uncharacterized protein LOC121809970, whose protein sequence is MASKLLLIVVFIFDLIAFSLAVAAEQRRSTATTRKDGEQNYQYCVYSSDIATGYGVGAFLLLMASQVIIMAASRCFCCGNPLKPGGSRACAVLLFIFCWVTFLIAEACLLAGSVRNAYHTKYRRFFFDNEPSCETVRKGVFAAGAAFTLFTAIVSEFYYVSYSKSRGSFRAHGGDASVGMAAFK, encoded by the exons ATGGCTTCCAAGCTCCTACTCATCGTTGTCTTCATTTTCGATCTCATAGCTTTCAGTTTAGCAGTTGCTGCTGAGCAGAGAAGAAGCACG GCCACAACGAGGAAAGATGGTGAGCAAAACTATCAATACTGTGTTTATAGCTCGGACATTGCTACTGGTTACGGTGTTGGTGCATTTCTGTTACTGATGGCAAGTCAGGTGATTATAATGGCTGCAAGTAGATGCTTCTGCTGTGGGAATCCGTTGAAACCTGGAGGTTCGAGGGCTTGTGCTGTTCTCCTTTTCATCTTTTGCTG GGTTACCTTCCTCATTGCTGAGGCTTGCCTGCTTGCTGGCTCTGTGAGGAACGCCTACCACACCAAGTACAGGAGATTTTTCTTCGATAATGAGCCCTCTTGCGAGACTGTGAGGAAGGGGGTTTTCGCGGCAGGAGCAGCGTTCACTTTGTTTACCGCCATTGTCTCTGAATTTTACTATGTAAGCTATTCCAAGTCGAGGGGAAGTTTCAGGGCTCACGGAGGAGACGCCTCAGTTGGCATGGCAGCCTTTAAGTGA
- the LOC121808882 gene encoding NAC domain-containing protein JA2L-like, with translation WESEKATRARSSVFRRDFVFFPTDEELLAQYLCRKGVKSPATTRCRLSETLISTNSIHGIFQVRLCLGRKNGISSAQETGNIPKVRGRTGSPVRATGKWKATGTDKIITTEGRKVGIKKALVFYIGKAPKGTKTNWIMHEYRLSESTTKNGSAKLDD, from the exons TGGGAGTCCGAGAAAGCGACCCGCGCTCGCAGCTCAGTCTTCCGCCGGGATTTCGTTTTTTTTCCGACTGACGAGGAGCTTCTCGCACAGTATCTCTGCCGTAAGGGCGTAAAGTCGCCGGCCACCACCCGCTGCAGATTATCGGAGACGTTGATCTCTACAAATTCGATCCATGGGATCTTCCAA GTAAGGCTTTGTTTGGGGAGAAAGAATGGTATTTCTTCAGCCCAAGAGACAGGAAATATCCCAAAGGTTCGCGGCCGAACCGGGTCGCCGGTTCGGGCTACTGGAAAGTGGAAAGCCACCGGCACCGACAAAATCATCACAACTGAAGGAAGGAAAGTCGGAATAAAAAAAGCCCTAGTTTTCTACATCGGAAAAGCTCCTAAAGGAACCAAGACGAATTGGATTATGCATGAATACCGCCTCTCTGAATCTACCACAAAAAACGGCAGCGCAAAG CTGGATGACTGA
- the LOC121807205 gene encoding ABC transporter G family member 9-like, which yields MAADLESQHPISPAIFTPVTLKFDEVVYRIKIEAAGGLLKKKAKSEERLILKGVSGSLFPGEMLAMLGPSGSGKTTLLTALGGRLGGDLAGSITYNGKPFSNAMKRNTGFVTQDDVLYPHLTVTETLVYTALLRLPGTLTKADKVQHAEGVISQLGLSRCRDSIIGGPFLRGVSGGERKRVSIGQEMLINPSLLFLDEPTSGLDSTTAQKIVSTLWELANGGRTVVMTIHQPSSRLFYMFHKVLLLSEGNPLYFGRGDSVLDYFSSGGFAPSVAMNPADFLLDLANGVATADTNEDQAMIKQSLVNAYQSQLSAAVKSELASDGSLQIPTSDWKLRRWSNTWLDQFSVLFRRGIKERKHESFSTIKIMQVLVVAILAGLLWWQSDIDHLQDQVGLFFFYSGFWGFYPLFQAIFTFPQERMMLTKERASGMYHLSSYFMALTLGDLPMELVLPTVFYAITYWMAGLKHTAGAFFSGLFVLLYSVLCSQGLGLAIGAAVMDQKSATILGSVIMLTFLLASGYYVQHVPVFISWIKYISISQYTFKLLLGSQYEDDQTYRCGPNQACLVRDFPAIKAVGIGGTGNVASVVAMAVMLLLYRIIAYVALMRVGVTRN from the exons ATGGCCGCCGACCTCGAATCTCAGCACCCAATCTCTCCGGCCATCTTCACCCCCGTCACTCTCAAG TTCGACGAGGTGGTTTACCGGATCAAAATCGAGGCGGCGGGAGGCCTGCTGAAGAAGAAGGCCAAATCGGAGGAGAGGCTGATACTCAAGGGAGTCTCCGGCAGCCTCTTCCCGGGCGAAATGCTGGCGATGCTGGGGCCCTCGGGCAGTGGCAAGACCACGCTCCTCACCGCCCTCGGCGGCCGCCTCGGCGGCGATCTCGCCGGCAGCATCACCTACAACGGGAAGCCCTTCTCCAACGCGATGAAGCGCAACACCGGCTTCGTCACCCAGGACGACGTCCTCTACCCCCACCTCACCGTCACCGAGACGCTCGTCTACACGGCCCTCCTCCGCCTGCCCGGGACCCTGACCAAGGCAGACAAGGTCCAGCACGCGGAAGGCGTGATCTCGCAGCTCGGCCTGTCGAGGTGCCGGGATAGCATCATTGGCGGGCCGTTCCTGAGAGGCGTCTCGGGCGGGGAGAGGAAACGGGTCAGCATTGGCCAGGAGATGCTTATCAACCCGAGCTTATTGTTCCTGGATGAGCCAACTTCGGGTTTGGACTCGACTACAGCCCAGAAGATCGTTTCCACGCTGTGGGAGCTTGCGAATGGGGGCCGGACTGTCGTGATGACAATTCACCAGCCCTCGAGTAGGCTGTTTTACATGTTTCATAAGGTGCTCTTGTTGTCGGAGGGCAACCCTTTGTATTTCGGAAGAGGAGACAGCGTTTTGGACTACTTTTCCAGTGGGGGATTTGCCCCGAGCGTTGCCATGAATCCTGCCGATTTCTTGCTGGATCTTGCAAATG GAGTTGCAACTGCGGATACGAATGAAGATCAAGCTATGATTAAGCAGAGCCTTGTGAATGCTTATCAATCGCAGTTGTCAGCAGCTGTGAAGTCGGAGCTTGCATCGGACGGCAGTCTTCAAATTCCAACGAGTGATTGGAAGCTTAGGCGTTGGTCGAATACATGGTTGGATCAGTTCTCAGTCTTGTTTCGGAGAGGGATCAAAGAAAGGAAGCACGAGTCCTTCTCAACAATCAAGATTATGCAAGTTTTGGTGGTTGCTATTCTAGCTGGACTCCTCTGGTGGCAATCCGACATCGATCACTTGCAAGACCAG GTCGGGCTCTTCTTCTTCTACTCGGGTTTTTGGGGGTTCTACCCGCTATTCCAGGCCATCTTCACGTTCCCTCAAGAACGCATGATGCTAACGAAGGAGCGAGCCTCAGGCATGTACCATCTCTCGTCCTACTTCATGGCCTTAACCCTAGGCGACCTGCCCATGGAGCTAGTCCTCCCGACCGTCTTCTATGCCATAACCTACTGGATGGCGGGGCTCAAGCACACAGCCGGGGCATTCTTCTCGGGCTTGTTTGTGCTCCTCTACAGCGTGCTATGCTCCCAGGGGCTCGGGCTGGCGATAGGAGCAGCAGTGATGGACCAGAAGTCCGCCACCATACTCGGATCCGTCATCATGCTCACCTTCCTACTGGCTAGTGGCTACTATGTTCAGCACGTCCCCGTCTTTATATCATGGATCAAATACATATCCATCAGCCAGTACACCTTCAAGCTCCTGCTCGGGTCGCAGTACGAGGATGACCAGACCTATCGCTGTGGTCCGAATCAGGCTTGCCTTGTTAGGGATTTTCCGGCCATAAAAGCGGTAGGGATTGGCGGGACAGGGAACGTTGCGTCGGTGGTCGCCATGGCTGTGATGCTCTTGCTATATAGGATTATAGCTTATGTTGCTCTCATGAGAGTTGGTGTCACCAGGAACTAA
- the LOC121808883 gene encoding secreted RxLR effector protein 161-like — MDQKPKNDSERRELSKIPYANIIGSIMYTMLCTRPDLAQAISVTSRFMSDHGREHWIALKWLLRYLKGASDYGLLYKADCKDQGGALVGFCDSDYASNRDNRRSQTGYVFTLNGTAISWKSGLQHVVALSTTEAEYMAMTEAVKEAIWLKGILEDFGEKQDTVEINCDSSSALCLAKHQVFHERSKHIDVRMHFIRDEIQRGEVKMVKISTEHNAADMLTKPLPAMKFKYCLGLVGLVE, encoded by the coding sequence ATGGATCAGAAACCAAAGAATGACTCAGAGAGGAGAGAGCTGAGCAAGATACCTTATGCAAACATCATAGGAAGCATAATGTACACAATGCTATGcacaagaccagatttggctcagGCTATAAGTGTTACTAGCCGATTTATGTCAGACCATGGGAGAGAGCATTGGATAGCATTGAAGTGGTTGCTCAGATACTTGAAGGGTGCTTCAGATTATGGTCTGTTGTACAAGGCAGATTGTAAGGATCAAGGTGGAGCACTGGTGGGGTTTTGCGATTCTGATTATGCATCAAATAGAGATAATAGGAGATCTCAaactggatatgtgttcaccctaAATGGCACTGCTATAAGCTGGAAATCTGGATTACAACATGTGGTTGCTTTATCTACTACGGAAGCTGAGTACATGGCAATGACAGAGGCTGTGAAAGAAGCAATATGGCTGAAGGGAATCCTAGAAGATTTTGGGGAGAAGCAAGACACAGTGGAGATAAACTGTGACAGCAGCAGCGCCTTATGCCTTGCCAAACACCAGGTGTTTCACGAAAGAagtaagcacatagatgtgcggaTGCACTTCATAAGGGATGAAATACAGAGAGGTGAAGTCAAGATGGTGAAAATATCTACTGAGCATAATGCGGCTGATATGTTGACAAAGCCGTTGCCAGCCATGAAGTTTAAATACTGCTTGGGGCTGGTGGGACTTGTGGAGTGA